A genomic window from Streptomyces sp. NBC_00234 includes:
- a CDS encoding carboxymuconolactone decarboxylase family protein gives MRANGSWNPLWDQLYAWDPEWTEEFMNTATMPWRNGVLEPKVVELLCIAVDAASTHMYSPGVRRHIRAALELGVTREEILEVLKLTTVLGIHACNMGVPILAEELSAHEQRHPAGE, from the coding sequence ATGCGGGCGAACGGCAGCTGGAATCCGCTGTGGGACCAGTTGTACGCATGGGATCCCGAGTGGACCGAGGAGTTCATGAACACGGCAACGATGCCCTGGAGGAACGGGGTGCTGGAGCCGAAGGTCGTGGAGCTGTTGTGCATTGCCGTGGATGCCGCCTCCACCCATATGTACTCGCCCGGGGTCAGGCGCCATATACGAGCCGCGTTGGAGCTCGGCGTGACCCGGGAAGAGATCCTCGAAGTGCTCAAGCTGACCACCGTGCTCGGCATTCACGCCTGCAACATGGGGGTTCCGATCCTCGCCGAGGAACTCTCCGCCCACGAGCAGCGGCACCCCGCCGGTGAGTGA